A single window of Entomoplasma ellychniae DNA harbors:
- a CDS encoding ABC transporter permease, translating to MNNKLNVFAIKQKMYFKSSIFKEKVSKTKVTTLAILIGLLLSSLFVFAVGSNGFEFVLSSFIAPFKYTDNLKETLIWISTFTLLGLGMGLGFKIKLFNISGTGQAILGLIVAYTILYKIAGSNEGIKDISATYGFPIFLIFILTGAALSCLIGFLKIYLNIHEVASSIVLNWIIWYSFELYVNKFFGIGDISTSSPELLKPFGEYIWVFGLVLTAICVIGVTFVYNKTTIGYKYKVMGLQSDAAIYSGINVKKYLLFVTAIQGLLISCGAFMYIFGIKFQMGWKDTDFPTIGFDGLPIALIAFNNFLAMVPIATIWSFQKVGMKLLIDGGAFNTVPEATSGLVFGIIMYISALYVVFARFDLKDLYYKTKMKLMNPAVKLNNNHIKAESLKVKKQIKLLKTKLNVNANENLNIELDNLKKILIDLNSSKKDFKNSQYKKFSKNIKISIKDAQQSIYVEKTYKLLDEISLLDIDNNYKQTVKDLLEQYDIEKKDMFKKFKLQLKSYDREIKMLSKKSKFKIKKDNKKLWQKKEFYWFYSTISLNKKITFNKVIKVKLSRQQEKVIKYNRYLAIGGKYVRSVN from the coding sequence ATGAATAATAAATTAAATGTTTTTGCAATAAAACAAAAAATGTATTTTAAGTCATCTATTTTTAAAGAAAAAGTCAGCAAAACAAAAGTAACGACTTTGGCAATCTTAATTGGTTTATTGCTGTCAAGTTTATTTGTTTTTGCAGTTGGTTCAAATGGATTCGAATTTGTACTTTCTAGTTTTATTGCTCCATTTAAATATACAGATAATTTAAAAGAAACACTTATTTGAATATCAACTTTTACTTTGCTTGGATTAGGAATGGGGTTAGGTTTTAAAATTAAACTTTTTAATATTAGTGGAACTGGGCAAGCAATCTTAGGTTTAATAGTAGCTTATACTATTTTGTATAAGATTGCTGGTTCAAACGAGGGTATTAAAGATATTTCAGCAACCTATGGATTTCCAATATTTTTAATTTTTATATTAACAGGCGCTGCTTTATCTTGTTTAATTGGTTTTTTAAAAATATATTTAAATATTCATGAAGTTGCTTCTTCAATTGTGTTAAATTGAATTATTTGATATTCTTTTGAATTATATGTTAATAAATTTTTTGGTATTGGTGATATTTCTACTTCATCACCAGAATTACTAAAACCTTTTGGCGAATATATTTGAGTTTTTGGGCTTGTGTTGACTGCTATTTGTGTTATTGGTGTCACTTTTGTTTACAACAAAACAACCATTGGATACAAATACAAAGTGATGGGATTACAAAGTGATGCTGCTATTTATTCAGGAATAAATGTAAAAAAATATTTACTATTTGTAACAGCTATTCAAGGTTTACTAATATCTTGTGGAGCTTTTATGTATATATTTGGAATTAAATTCCAAATGGGATGAAAAGACACAGACTTTCCCACAATAGGTTTTGATGGATTACCGATTGCTCTAATTGCTTTCAATAATTTTTTAGCAATGGTACCTATAGCAACTATTTGATCTTTTCAAAAAGTTGGAATGAAACTTTTAATTGATGGGGGGGCTTTTAATACAGTCCCAGAAGCAACTTCGGGTTTAGTTTTTGGAATTATTATGTACATTTCTGCTTTATATGTTGTCTTTGCAAGATTTGATTTAAAAGATTTATATTACAAGACTAAAATGAAACTTATGAATCCTGCAGTAAAATTAAATAACAATCATATTAAAGCTGAAAGCTTAAAAGTTAAAAAGCAAATTAAATTACTTAAAACTAAATTAAATGTAAACGCTAATGAAAATCTAAATATCGAACTAGATAATTTAAAAAAGATTTTAATCGATCTTAATAGCTCTAAAAAAGATTTTAAAAATAGTCAATATAAAAAGTTTAGTAAAAACATTAAAATTAGTATTAAAGATGCCCAACAAAGTATATATGTTGAAAAAACATATAAGCTATTAGATGAAATTTCACTGCTTGATATTGATAATAATTATAAGCAAACAGTTAAAGATTTATTAGAGCAATATGATATAGAAAAAAAAGATATGTTTAAAAAATTTAAACTGCAGTTAAAGAGTTATGATAGAGAAATAAAAATGTTATCTAAAAAAAGCAAGTTTAAAATTAAAAAAGATAATAAAAAACTTTGACAAAAAAAAGAATTTTATTGATTTTATTCAACAATTAGTTTAAATAAAAAAATAACTTTTAATAAAGTAATAAAAGTTAAATTAAGTCGTCAACAAGAAAAAGTTATCAAATACAATAGGTATTTGGCTATAGGAGGTAAGTATGTCAGAAGCGTTAATTAG
- a CDS encoding ABC transporter ATP-binding protein, which produces MNAIEMKNISMIFNKKIVANKDISLSVKKSEIHALMGENGAGKSTLMSILFGIYQPTKGKIIINGKEEYIYSPIQATKLGIGMVHQHFKLIDIFPVWKNIALGAEDVGLKQFIRKKTIVNDLTKIMKKYNLHVDLLAKVKDISVGMKQRVEILKVLYRKADIMVFDEPTAVLTPIEIDGLLKVILDLKKDGKTIIIITHKMAEIQKVADRASILRLGEFKGTYDVKKTNIETLSMAMVGRDLVEVKNDRKVINHNDVIKIKNINVRKHHKILGLKNFSLNVKAGEIVGIAGVEGNGQSEIAEALTGIKKVESGTIHINNKDITHLSIKKRYKDHKMSFIPEDRQKFGLVLDTNLIDNIALQNIDDPKYSKNGIINRLAIQKETQKIIKEFDVRNASSGFAIARSLSGGNQQKLIVGRELSRQSDFIVIFQPTRGLDIGSIEFIHTQILKAKTENKAIILISYELSEIIQLSDRVLVLNAGSVIGELVGDQITREKLGKMMVSSLGANHE; this is translated from the coding sequence ATGAATGCAATTGAAATGAAAAATATATCAATGATTTTTAACAAAAAAATTGTTGCTAACAAAGATATTAGTTTATCTGTTAAAAAGAGTGAAATTCATGCTTTGATGGGTGAAAACGGAGCAGGTAAATCAACATTAATGTCTATTTTATTTGGTATTTACCAACCAACAAAAGGAAAGATAATTATAAATGGTAAAGAAGAATATATTTATTCACCTATACAAGCAACTAAATTAGGTATTGGTATGGTTCATCAGCACTTTAAATTAATTGATATTTTTCCTGTTTGAAAAAATATCGCCTTAGGTGCTGAAGATGTGGGTTTAAAACAATTTATAAGAAAGAAAACAATAGTAAATGACTTAACAAAAATTATGAAAAAGTATAATTTACACGTTGATCTTTTAGCAAAAGTTAAAGATATCTCAGTTGGGATGAAGCAAAGAGTAGAAATACTAAAAGTTTTATACAGAAAAGCAGACATAATGGTTTTTGATGAGCCTACAGCTGTACTAACCCCAATTGAAATAGATGGTTTACTAAAAGTAATTTTGGATTTAAAAAAAGATGGCAAAACAATTATAATAATTACTCATAAAATGGCTGAAATTCAAAAAGTTGCTGATAGAGCTTCAATTTTAAGATTAGGCGAATTTAAAGGAACTTATGATGTCAAAAAAACTAATATAGAAACTCTGTCAATGGCAATGGTTGGAAGAGACTTAGTTGAAGTTAAAAATGATAGAAAAGTTATTAATCATAATGATGTTATTAAAATTAAAAATATTAACGTTAGAAAACATCATAAGATTTTAGGATTAAAAAACTTTTCTTTGAATGTTAAAGCTGGTGAAATTGTAGGAATTGCTGGTGTTGAAGGTAATGGCCAATCAGAAATAGCAGAAGCCTTAACTGGTATAAAAAAAGTTGAAAGTGGCACAATTCATATTAATAATAAAGATATCACACATTTAAGTATTAAAAAAAGATATAAAGATCATAAAATGTCTTTTATTCCAGAAGATAGACAAAAGTTTGGCTTAGTTTTAGATACCAACTTAATCGACAATATAGCTTTGCAAAATATTGATGATCCAAAGTATTCTAAAAATGGAATAATTAATAGATTGGCAATTCAAAAAGAAACACAAAAAATTATTAAAGAGTTTGATGTTAGAAATGCAAGCTCTGGGTTTGCTATAGCTAGATCTTTAAGTGGTGGAAATCAGCAAAAACTTATTGTTGGAAGAGAACTATCAAGACAAAGTGATTTTATAGTTATTTTTCAACCAACAAGAGGACTAGATATTGGTTCAATCGAATTTATACATACACAAATTTTAAAAGCAAAAACTGAAAATAAAGCAATAATTCTTATTTCTTATGAATTAAGCGAAATTATACAATTATCTGATAGAGTGTTGGTTTTAAATGCCGGTAGTGTAATTGGTGAACTAGTAGGTGATCAAATAACAAGAGAAAAACTAGGTAAAATGATGGTTTCATCTTTGGGGGCAAATCATGAATAA
- a CDS encoding histidine phosphatase family protein — MRHGETWFNVKKIKQGFCDSPLTENGIEQAITAGKWFNQNNILFGSGYTSELNRTKNTIKYVAPNLGFKSFVELNEWNFGSAEGDPAIKHEHIKFPFGNYFVELGGENQQQVRSRTKFIMNKIAEEDFNENILVVSHGRILREFSDLHLLNSKVERPKNMFNCIVFKFEYETTNKTWKFVEIIKTDTN, encoded by the coding sequence ATGCGACATGGTGAGACTTGATTTAATGTTAAAAAAATTAAGCAAGGTTTTTGTGATTCCCCATTAACTGAAAACGGAATAGAGCAAGCTATTACTGCTGGTAAATGGTTTAATCAAAATAATATATTATTTGGTAGTGGTTATACTTCAGAATTAAATAGAACAAAAAATACAATAAAATATGTTGCACCGAATTTGGGGTTTAAAAGCTTTGTTGAATTAAATGAATGAAACTTTGGGTCAGCTGAAGGTGATCCAGCAATTAAACATGAACATATTAAATTTCCTTTTGGTAATTATTTTGTTGAATTAGGTGGAGAAAACCAACAGCAAGTAAGATCAAGAACAAAATTTATAATGAATAAAATAGCTGAAGAGGATTTTAACGAAAATATATTGGTTGTATCACATGGTAGAATTTTAAGAGAATTTTCTGACTTACATTTATTAAACAGCAAAGTTGAAAGACCTAAAAATATGTTCAACTGTATAGTTTTTAAATTTGAATACGAAACGACTAATAAAACTTGAAAATTTGTAGAAATTATTAAAACAGACACTAACTAA
- a CDS encoding MBL fold metallo-hydrolase, which produces MIKTFKNSKINDVNAYLIINKQLNKAILIDGAYRWESIFKYLKQYEIILTDIFITHFHHDHTIGLDKLALLTGSAIHIHKFDYPYLLDKTVNESQNGQVVEFDNPEIKFEIFKNDVKLNINGFQINTIHKGGHTPGTAFYELDNKYLFVGDTLFIDKVGFHKAMFHNLQSSALKSLIDQTCDDDRFYASIDSILKDYSKHLVYPGHWKQGFKANDVLNNKNHVYNKKINRHFS; this is translated from the coding sequence ATGATCAAAACTTTCAAAAATTCAAAAATAAATGATGTTAATGCATATTTAATAATTAATAAACAGCTAAATAAAGCTATTTTAATTGATGGTGCTTATAGATGAGAAAGTATTTTTAAATATCTAAAACAATATGAAATTATTTTAACAGATATTTTTATCACTCATTTTCATCACGACCACACCATTGGATTAGATAAGTTAGCTTTATTAACTGGGTCTGCAATACATATACATAAGTTTGATTATCCTTATTTATTAGACAAAACAGTGAATGAAAGTCAAAATGGGCAAGTAGTTGAGTTTGATAACCCAGAAATAAAATTTGAGATTTTTAAAAATGATGTTAAGTTAAATATTAACGGTTTTCAAATTAATACTATTCATAAAGGTGGTCATACACCAGGAACAGCTTTTTATGAACTTGATAATAAATATTTATTTGTTGGTGATACTTTATTTATTGACAAAGTTGGATTTCATAAAGCTATGTTTCATAATTTACAAAGTAGTGCTTTAAAATCATTAATTGATCAAACTTGTGATGATGATAGATTTTATGCTTCAATTGATTCTATTCTTAAAGACTATTCTAAACATTTGGTATACCCAGGTCATTGAAAACAAGGTTTTAAAGCAAATGATGTTTTAAATAATAAAAATCACGTTTATAATAAGAAAATAAACAGACACTTTAGTTAG
- a CDS encoding amino acid permease, whose product MKLNKKYGFWTVLVSTLAAVVGSSIIISFNMVFTLAGNNPLLMILAWVFGALIVLPDAFVVIEPSIGYQESGNGYSWIRKCNWRILAFWFGWVLILFVSATSLASCCSAMSSMITMIVEIDDKTIGAQTLQKALAIIILVSLAVIQIMIKNSNKYTQMFFLFVKTLPILLVFTLAIIYGSSDGLLSNNEMNKNLGSAYVSSAMLIPAITYTGFAYSGHEFPTYITEEIENPKKTVPWVMISAILIVLVIYVTYGIALLSLAESSKVVSEGQGTSAIFAQYKWAVLTFNIFAIFLFIGSVNSLLFFQSRLIHKLSETGDMHSIFGKVYGKTNQPYMAIILLGLVACFYILFSSIAEIISSFALATSALKLLLNASIIKLRLTDPNYKRIYGNKTFWILMILSLVTCVLTLIGSIYLMVILPQASGKSAFAVLWKPILMIFVAFLVYLFGIFKFNNLKIK is encoded by the coding sequence ATGAAATTAAATAAAAAATATGGTTTTTGAACAGTACTTGTATCAACATTAGCAGCTGTTGTTGGCTCAAGTATAATAATTTCTTTTAATATGGTTTTTACTTTAGCTGGAAATAATCCGTTATTGATGATATTAGCTTGAGTTTTTGGAGCATTAATTGTTTTACCAGATGCTTTTGTTGTAATAGAACCTTCAATTGGTTATCAAGAAAGTGGTAATGGATATAGTTGAATTAGAAAGTGCAATTGAAGAATACTTGCATTTTGATTTGGATGAGTATTAATTTTATTTGTATCAGCAACTTCACTTGCTAGTTGTTGTTCTGCTATGAGTTCTATGATCACAATGATTGTTGAAATAGATGATAAAACAATTGGTGCTCAAACTTTACAAAAAGCATTAGCTATCATAATTCTTGTCAGTTTAGCAGTAATTCAAATTATGATTAAAAACAGTAATAAATATACTCAAATGTTTTTCTTATTTGTTAAAACATTACCAATATTATTAGTTTTTACATTAGCAATTATATATGGTTCAAGTGATGGGTTATTATCTAACAATGAAATGAATAAAAATTTAGGTAGTGCTTATGTTTCTTCAGCGATGTTAATTCCTGCAATAACATATACTGGTTTTGCATATTCAGGGCATGAATTCCCAACTTACATTACAGAGGAAATTGAAAATCCAAAAAAAACAGTACCATGAGTTATGATTAGTGCGATTTTAATAGTTTTAGTTATATATGTAACCTATGGAATTGCTTTATTATCTTTAGCAGAAAGTTCAAAAGTTGTAAGCGAAGGACAAGGGACTTCAGCTATTTTTGCTCAATATAAATGAGCTGTCTTAACTTTTAATATTTTTGCAATATTTTTATTTATTGGTTCAGTTAACTCTTTATTATTTTTTCAATCAAGATTAATTCATAAACTTTCAGAAACTGGTGACATGCATTCAATATTTGGAAAAGTGTATGGTAAAACAAATCAACCTTATATGGCAATTATCTTATTAGGATTAGTGGCATGCTTTTACATACTATTTAGTTCTATTGCTGAAATTATTTCATCTTTTGCTTTAGCAACAAGTGCTTTAAAATTATTGTTAAATGCTTCAATCATTAAATTAAGATTAACTGATCCTAACTATAAAAGAATATATGGTAATAAAACATTTTGAATTTTGATGATATTAAGTTTAGTGACATGTGTATTAACTTTAATTGGTTCAATTTATTTAATGGTTATATTGCCACAAGCTAGTGGAAAAAGTGCTTTTGCAGTTCTATGAAAACCCATATTGATGATATTTGTTGCTTTTTTAGTTTATTTATTCGGAATTTTTAAATTTAATAATTTAAAAATTAAATAG
- a CDS encoding PD-(D/E)XK nuclease family protein: MEKIENILRQEIFIDEESHKYYLKGVEINRPSVSAIMQYLPQYVFDDSFAETQEGKEILVNAITRGLHLHKIAEVWLKDRQERTCCNLYGHLEMKRWLLKILQKITNDYNEEDGWEIISELSMVGERYVGTLDILLINNKTKQYLIGDIKTTRHPDLQKETLQLTLYKHLLEERFNEININDMKLNNYFVINCNKINKEVYFMSENIQKIAEKHTLEIFEILKSKK, encoded by the coding sequence ATGGAAAAAATAGAAAATATATTAAGACAAGAAATATTTATTGATGAAGAATCACATAAGTATTATTTAAAAGGTGTTGAAATCAACAGACCAAGTGTTTCAGCTATTATGCAATATTTACCACAATATGTTTTTGATGATTCATTTGCTGAAACACAAGAAGGTAAAGAAATTTTGGTAAATGCAATAACTAGAGGTTTGCATTTACACAAAATAGCAGAAGTTTGATTAAAAGATCGCCAAGAAAGAACTTGTTGCAATCTTTATGGTCATTTGGAAATGAAAAGATGATTATTAAAAATACTACAAAAAATAACTAATGACTATAATGAAGAAGATGGATGAGAAATCATAAGTGAACTATCAATGGTGGGCGAACGATATGTTGGAACTCTTGACATTTTACTTATCAATAATAAAACAAAGCAGTATTTAATTGGAGATATAAAAACAACAAGACATCCTGATCTTCAAAAAGAAACTTTACAATTGACCCTTTATAAGCATTTGTTAGAAGAAAGATTTAATGAAATAAACATTAATGACATGAAGTTAAACAATTATTTTGTTATAAATTGCAATAAAATAAACAAAGAAGTATATTTCATGAGTGAAAATATTCAAAAAATTGCTGAGAAACACACATTAGAAATATTTGAAATATTAAAATCTAAGAAATAA
- the rplU gene encoding 50S ribosomal protein L21, which produces MFAIIKTGGKQIKVEAGDEIFIEKVNGEVDDQITFDEILMIDSKVGAPLLNGAKVTATIVKQGKGKKIRVVRYHPKKNVNKVYGHRQPYTKVKIEKIIG; this is translated from the coding sequence ATGTTCGCAATTATAAAAACAGGTGGAAAACAAATTAAAGTTGAAGCTGGGGACGAAATCTTTATTGAAAAAGTAAATGGTGAAGTAGATGATCAGATTACTTTTGACGAAATTTTAATGATTGATAGCAAAGTGGGAGCACCGTTACTAAATGGAGCTAAAGTTACTGCTACTATTGTTAAACAAGGCAAAGGTAAAAAGATTCGTGTTGTTAGATACCACCCTAAAAAAAATGTTAATAAGGTTTATGGTCACAGACAACCTTACACTAAAGTTAAAATTGAAAAAATTATTGGTTAA
- a CDS encoding ribosomal-processing cysteine protease Prp: MINIIIKNINKKIQQLNISGHANAGKFNQDLVCAAVTGIVSGALNALDTNFEKDVKLQVLENEIIIENLNLNNHDLQVMLEMLRVQLFTIWTQYKKNIQMKEVH, encoded by the coding sequence ATGATAAATATCATTATTAAAAACATTAATAAAAAAATTCAACAATTAAATATTTCAGGCCATGCTAATGCTGGTAAGTTTAATCAAGATTTAGTTTGTGCAGCTGTTACAGGAATTGTAAGTGGTGCTTTAAATGCATTAGATACAAATTTTGAAAAAGATGTGAAGTTACAAGTTTTGGAAAACGAAATAATAATTGAGAATTTAAATTTGAATAATCATGATTTACAAGTCATGTTAGAAATGTTACGAGTTCAATTATTTACTATTTGAACTCAATATAAAAAAAACATACAAATGAAGGAGGTTCACTAA
- the rpmA gene encoding 50S ribosomal protein L27, giving the protein MRFLLGLQFFASKKGTGSTKNGRDSESKRLGAKKADGQFTTAGAIIFRQRGTKIHPGQNVGRGGDDTLFALIEGTVKYEKFGKNRKRVKVVPLAN; this is encoded by the coding sequence ATGCGTTTCTTATTAGGATTACAATTCTTTGCTTCTAAAAAAGGTACTGGGTCAACAAAAAATGGTCGTGACTCTGAATCAAAACGTTTAGGAGCAAAAAAAGCTGATGGTCAGTTTACAACCGCTGGAGCTATTATTTTTAGACAAAGAGGTACTAAAATCCATCCTGGTCAAAATGTTGGACGTGGTGGAGACGACACTTTGTTCGCTTTAATTGAAGGTACTGTTAAATATGAAAAATTTGGCAAAAACCGTAAAAGAGTTAAAGTAGTTCCACTTGCAAACTAA
- a CDS encoding J domain-containing protein: protein MLIFLIIIISIMIAIFLVGIVVFLFTNNKNRVTNSQEQLTKNIESVRHQRTIWMRKTKRTVVIGNYEYREEFAQFPYLTDFNKTKKFLIDKKVSFNTIETFIEDMSKIQDQFFSEFRIQQKRLLTNFDKTNIADTSANRAFLMTYYTKSLDNYYLLIKNGFVKLILLRKIAYILGTANFNEKPIVERLLEQLKQNTTELISDLLIRAKEKRKNVSGQTFNKNNFYHQNGWHKQKAHNKQQNNESHWNDFDDEKWAYETLELNSKATFDEVKQQYRKLAKQYHPDINKNEEAKDKMVEINHAYEYIKKIKN, encoded by the coding sequence ATGTTAATTTTTTTAATCATTATCATATCAATCATGATCGCTATCTTTTTGGTTGGAATAGTAGTATTTTTATTTACTAATAATAAAAATAGAGTTACAAACTCACAAGAGCAATTAACCAAGAATATAGAATCGGTTAGACATCAGCGAACAATTTGAATGCGAAAAACTAAACGAACTGTAGTAATTGGAAATTATGAATATAGAGAAGAATTTGCACAATTCCCATATCTGACAGATTTTAATAAAACTAAAAAGTTTTTAATTGATAAAAAAGTTTCATTTAATACTATTGAAACTTTTATAGAGGATATGAGCAAAATACAAGATCAATTTTTTAGTGAATTTAGAATTCAACAAAAAAGACTGCTAACTAATTTTGATAAAACAAATATTGCTGATACTAGTGCGAATAGAGCATTTTTAATGACTTACTATACGAAAAGCTTAGATAATTATTATTTGTTAATTAAAAATGGTTTTGTAAAGTTAATTCTTTTAAGAAAAATTGCTTATATATTGGGAACAGCAAATTTTAATGAAAAGCCTATTGTTGAAAGACTATTGGAACAATTAAAACAAAATACAACAGAACTTATAAGCGATTTGCTTATAAGAGCTAAAGAAAAAAGAAAAAATGTTAGTGGTCAAACATTTAATAAGAATAATTTTTATCATCAAAATGGTTGACATAAACAAAAAGCACATAATAAACAACAAAATAATGAATCACATTGAAATGATTTTGATGATGAAAAATGAGCATATGAAACATTAGAGTTAAATAGTAAAGCTACATTTGATGAAGTTAAACAACAATATCGTAAACTAGCAAAACAATACCATCCAGATATTAACAAGAATGAAGAAGCTAAAGATAAAATGGTTGAAATTAATCACGCATATGAATATATTAAAAAAATAAAAAATTAA
- a CDS encoding M20 family metallopeptidase: protein MKIDTKELIEQYFDQAVESTKELIKIPSVESEPVGDKPFGFGVHDALEYIIKLTKKLGFNPVKDDTNKYAYFDFGTGKDIFAILCHLDVVPAGDLTKWFTGPFDPIIKDNKLIGRGSFDDKGPTMMNVYAVKYLKDKGFNPSKYTIRVIFGLNEETNWKCMEKYVADHGYAKTGYVPDGLFPCVYAEKWISTVEITSNVKPNFEIKAGQAVNMVCDVAEYTGDNIALIIEKLNGVKNISTQVENQVLVVKGLPGHASVPFVGVNAATYLANALYELGNDHPLIKFVATQCHLNFSMSKVFGDISDETGDLTQNIGLLNINNEESKIVINFRVPVFTNPENDLLPVLDKKLKEYNLGLNIHPVTKAIYIPKDSELVTTMFDIYQQVTGDMNAKPQSMGGGTYAKTMPNIIAFGAAMDIENASMHAYNEYVAIDHLKKMLEIYTKAIYKLTK from the coding sequence ATGAAAATAGACACTAAAGAATTAATCGAACAATATTTTGACCAAGCTGTTGAATCAACTAAAGAACTAATAAAGATACCATCAGTTGAATCAGAACCAGTTGGTGATAAACCATTTGGGTTTGGTGTTCATGACGCATTAGAATATATTATTAAACTAACTAAAAAATTAGGTTTTAATCCTGTTAAAGATGATACAAATAAATATGCATACTTTGATTTTGGAACTGGTAAAGATATTTTTGCTATTTTATGTCATTTAGACGTTGTACCAGCTGGTGATTTAACCAAATGATTTACAGGACCATTTGATCCCATTATTAAAGATAATAAATTAATAGGACGTGGAAGCTTTGATGATAAAGGCCCAACAATGATGAATGTATATGCTGTTAAATATTTAAAAGATAAAGGATTTAATCCAAGTAAGTATACAATAAGAGTTATCTTTGGACTAAATGAAGAAACTAACTGAAAATGTATGGAAAAATATGTTGCAGATCACGGGTATGCTAAAACTGGGTATGTCCCAGATGGGTTGTTTCCATGTGTATATGCTGAAAAGTGAATATCAACTGTTGAAATTACAAGTAATGTAAAACCTAACTTTGAAATAAAAGCAGGACAAGCTGTTAATATGGTTTGTGATGTTGCTGAATATACTGGTGATAATATTGCATTAATAATAGAAAAATTAAATGGTGTAAAAAATATTTCAACTCAAGTTGAAAATCAAGTTTTAGTGGTTAAAGGATTACCAGGACATGCTAGTGTTCCATTTGTTGGAGTAAATGCTGCTACATACCTTGCTAATGCTTTATATGAACTTGGAAATGATCATCCTTTAATTAAATTTGTAGCTACACAATGTCATTTAAACTTTAGTATGTCAAAAGTGTTTGGAGACATTAGTGATGAAACTGGTGATTTAACTCAAAATATTGGTTTATTAAATATTAATAATGAAGAAAGCAAAATAGTTATTAACTTTAGAGTACCAGTATTTACTAATCCTGAAAATGATTTATTACCAGTGTTAGATAAAAAACTAAAAGAATATAATTTAGGATTAAATATTCATCCAGTAACTAAAGCTATTTATATACCAAAAGATAGTGAACTAGTTACTACAATGTTTGATATTTATCAGCAAGTAACTGGTGATATGAATGCAAAACCACAATCAATGGGTGGTGGAACTTATGCTAAAACAATGCCAAACATTATTGCTTTTGGTGCTGCTATGGATATTGAAAATGCATCAATGCATGCTTATAATGAATATGTTGCAATTGATCATCTTAAAAAGATGTTAGAAATATATACTAAAGCAATTTATAAATTGACTAAGTAA
- a CDS encoding DUF3800 domain-containing protein — translation MKKYISFYLDESGSPSSTFFTVGGFFVYSTVYSTINSIKLKIKSNILKTEKSIKEFRKDVEIFKDQFLIGNDDVIHKEVKWSRLTTDNKEFLLHNLKNFGQQSISITSNLKKWISRDGKKANIDLVYNIMVSYLIEIALISLRVDNNEDIDIKVFIDQRKLTPNIKKQKDLKLESLEGYISTTWFKEQKFVNSKIKIVQLDSYTNPTIRYSDYYAGLINSMCRFLSINHSKEWDNKIDQMFEKAHRKFKCKCLSTIKNQCDIIELLVTECVLKQIEDFEWNINK, via the coding sequence ATGAAAAAATACATAAGTTTTTATTTAGATGAAAGCGGATCTCCATCCTCAACCTTTTTTACTGTTGGAGGTTTTTTTGTTTATTCAACAGTTTATTCAACTATTAATTCTATAAAACTTAAAATTAAATCCAATATATTAAAAACCGAAAAATCTATTAAGGAATTTAGAAAAGATGTAGAAATTTTCAAAGATCAATTTTTAATTGGGAATGATGATGTCATTCACAAAGAGGTTAAATGATCTAGACTAACCACTGATAATAAAGAATTTTTACTACATAACTTAAAGAATTTTGGACAACAAAGTATAAGTATTACTAGTAATTTAAAAAAGTGAATATCAAGAGATGGCAAAAAAGCTAATATTGATCTTGTATACAACATAATGGTTTCATATTTAATTGAAATAGCTTTAATATCTTTAAGGGTTGATAATAACGAAGATATTGACATAAAAGTTTTTATAGATCAAAGAAAGTTGACACCTAATATAAAAAAACAAAAAGATTTAAAATTAGAATCATTAGAGGGTTATATATCTACAACTTGGTTTAAAGAACAAAAATTTGTCAATTCAAAAATTAAAATTGTGCAATTGGATTCTTATACTAATCCAACTATCAGATATTCTGATTATTATGCTGGTCTAATCAACTCTATGTGTAGATTTTTAAGTATTAATCATAGTAAAGAATGAGACAATAAAATTGATCAAATGTTTGAAAAAGCTCATAGAAAATTTAAGTGTAAGTGTTTGTCAACAATAAAAAATCAATGTGATATTATTGAATTACTGGTTACAGAATGTGTTTTAAAACAAATTGAAGATTTTGAATGAAACATCAACAAATAA